Genomic DNA from Paracoccus aminophilus JCM 7686:
GCGTCAAAGGCGCAGGCGGAATCACGAAAGGCGATCCAGTTCTTTTCCATCTGCTGCAGCTTCGCAACCCGGGCCGGGGTCGATGCGGGATCATCGGCCTTTTGCGCGTCATCGGCTTTGCGCTGCTCATCCTGAAGCGATTTATAGGTATCGTTGAGCAAACCGTCCCAGCTCGAGCGCTCGAGCCCGAGGCATTGCACCATGCCCACTGTGGTCTGGCCCTTGGCATCCGACATGCATTTGTCCGAGGCCTGCCCGATACAGGCGGCGCGATCATCATAGCCCTTGTTGTGGTCGAGACAGCTCGACAGGATCTCCGGGTTGTAATCCGGCATGTCCGGGCCCTCGGCAAAGGCCGGAATGGCGAAGGCCGGGGTGGCAATGGCAAAGCCCGCGATCAAAAGTGCTTTCAACATCAGATCAACTCCAGAAGTTCACGCCCTATCAACATGCGCCGGATTTCCGAAGTTCCCGCGCCGATCTCCATCAGCTTGGCATCGCGGAACAATCGGCTGACGGGCGCATCATTCAGATAGCCCGCACCGCCCAGGGCCTGCACCGCCTGATGGGCCTGAACCATCGCCTGCTCGGAGGCGTAAAGCACCGCCCCCGCCGCATCCTGCCGCGTCACCCGGCCCGCATCGCACGCGCGCGCGACCTCGTAGACATAGGCACGCGCGGTGTTCAGAGCGACATACATGTCGGCGATCTTGCCCTGCATCAGCTGGAAGGAGCCGACCGGCTGGCCGAATTGGTGGCGGCTTTTGACATAGGGCATGACCTCGTCGAGACAGGCCGCCATGATGCCAAGGCCGATCCCGGAAAGCACGACCCGCTCGTAATCGAGCCCCGACATCAGGACGCGCACGCCGCGTCCGGGGTCTCCCAGCACATTTGCCGCCGGGACCGCGCAATTTTCAAAAATGAGCTCGCCGGTGTTCGAGCCGCGCATCCCTAGCTTGTCGAAATGCGGCGAGGTCGAAAAACCCGCCATGCCGCGCTCGATGATGAAGGCGGTGATGCCTTTCGCGCCGGCCTCGGGGTCGGTCTTGGCATAGACGACCAGCGTCTCGGCATCCGGGCCGTTGGTGATCCAGTATTTCTGCCCGTTGAGGATATAGTCCCCGCCGCGCTTCTCGGCGCGCAGCTTCATCGAGACGACATCCGAGCCCGCGCCGGTCTCGGACATGGCCAGCGCGCCGATCCGGCTGCCCGCGCACAGATCGGGCAGATAGCGCGCGCGCTGCGCATCCGTGCCGTTCAGCTTGAGCTGATTGACGCAGAGGTTCGAATGCGCGCCATAGGACAGGCTGACCGAGGCCGAGGCCCGCGCGATTTCCTCGGTCGCGACGGTATGGGCGAGATAGCCAAGCCCGGCGCCGCCCCAAGTCTCGGGCACGGTGATGCCCAGAAGACCAAGCGCGCCCATCTCGGGCCAGAGCTCGTTGGGAAAGGCATTCTCGCGGTCGATCCGGGCGGCGATCGGGGCGAGGCGTTCCTGCGCCCACCGCCGGACCATATCGCGGAGCGCATTGACCTCGTCGCCCAGATCGAATTCCAGAGCCGCCGTGAACATCGCCGCACCCTCCCGGGGAGTTATCGAACACTCGTTCATTTAAACTATGGACCAGTCATCTCTGAGGCGTCAACGCCGATCTTCGCCGAAAGATGCGGCGGCCCGACAGACACCTGAACAGACAGCCCCCCGGATCGGCGAAAAGCCTGCGGTGACACGGCGCGCGATTGACAAAAGAGCCCGCGCGGGCCACGCGGAAGCCATGACCCTGCCCGCTCGTTTCCCCTGCCGATCTGACCACGCATGGCGGCTTTTCCGGTGCCCGCGATGAAGCTTTGCCT
This window encodes:
- a CDS encoding lysozyme inhibitor LprI family protein, with protein sequence MLKALLIAGFAIATPAFAIPAFAEGPDMPDYNPEILSSCLDHNKGYDDRAACIGQASDKCMSDAKGQTTVGMVQCLGLERSSWDGLLNDTYKSLQDEQRKADDAQKADDPASTPARVAKLQQMEKNWIAFRDSACAFDATQWEGGSQQGPSVESCMLQLTARQTLLLETYLADERQEN
- a CDS encoding isovaleryl-CoA dehydrogenase, producing MFTAALEFDLGDEVNALRDMVRRWAQERLAPIAARIDRENAFPNELWPEMGALGLLGITVPETWGGAGLGYLAHTVATEEIARASASVSLSYGAHSNLCVNQLKLNGTDAQRARYLPDLCAGSRIGALAMSETGAGSDVVSMKLRAEKRGGDYILNGQKYWITNGPDAETLVVYAKTDPEAGAKGITAFIIERGMAGFSTSPHFDKLGMRGSNTGELIFENCAVPAANVLGDPGRGVRVLMSGLDYERVVLSGIGLGIMAACLDEVMPYVKSRHQFGQPVGSFQLMQGKIADMYVALNTARAYVYEVARACDAGRVTRQDAAGAVLYASEQAMVQAHQAVQALGGAGYLNDAPVSRLFRDAKLMEIGAGTSEIRRMLIGRELLELI